Proteins encoded within one genomic window of Tachysurus vachellii isolate PV-2020 chromosome 16, HZAU_Pvac_v1, whole genome shotgun sequence:
- the ankrd16 gene encoding ankyrin repeat domain-containing protein 16 — MADDNIFKLLTKLAQDGQLCKIKKQIEETSHIKQSINERCGKSGDTLLHYAARHGHLDTVRYFIEELNMDVEMHNNDYKRALHEAASMSHEQCVRYLLDKGAKIDCLKKADWTPLMMACTRRNLEVIRLLLDHGADTTLQNKDGWNSFHIACREGDPAVIEHLLNVRPETWRTRSKTRRTPLHTAALHGCLAVVKILLERCDYKPDEKDSCGVTPFMDAVRNGHLSVAKLLLEKHEACPTAVDILGAQPLHQASVTAQEEALHFLVHELSIDVNVRATALELTALHYAAKEGHTNTIKTLLQLGADLHARDKKGRSALHMACIGQHAVTARTLLQLGLTDSEDSMGSTARQHAKKPDITRVFETPEEPET, encoded by the exons ATGGCAGACGACAACATATTTAAACTCTTAACCAAACTGGCTCAGGATGGGCAGCTGTGTAAGATTAAAAAGCAAATAGAGGAAACGAGCCATATTAAACAGTCTATTAATGAACGTTGTGGGAAATCTGGAGACACTCTGTTGCATTATGCTGCCAGACACGGACATTTAGACACCGTGAGGTATTTTATTGAGGAACTGAACATGGACGTCGAGATGCACAATAATGATTATAAACGAGCTTTACACGAAGCTGCTTCCATGAGTCACGAGCAGTGTGTTCGCTATCTTCTCGACAAGGGAGCAAAAATTGACTGTTTAAAGAAGGCAGACTG GACTCCACTTATGATGGCGTGCACCCGCCGTAACCTTGAAGTTATCAGACTGCTTCTGGACCACGGTGCTGACACGACGCTGCAGAATAAAGACGGCTGGAACTCGTTCCACATTGCGTGTCGAGAAGGCGATCCGGCTGTGATCGAGCACCTTCTGAACGTCAGGCCAGAAACGTGGAGGACACGGAGCAAGACACGCCGTACTCCTTTACATACTGCTG CTCTTCATGGGTGTCTGGCTGTTGTCAAGATTCTTCTAGAGCG ATGTGATTATAAGCCTGATGAGAAGGACAGCTGCGGAGTCACACCGTTTATGGATGCTGTGAGAAATGGACATCTGAGTGTAGCCAAGCTGCTGCTGGAGAAACACGAA GCCTGTCCAACTGCGGTGGATATTCTGGGAGCGCAGCCATTACACCAGGCGTCTGTAACAGCACAAGAAGAGGCACTGCATTTCCTTGTACATGAGCTTAGCATTGATGTGAATGTGAGAGCCACAGCATTGGAGCTTACAGCTCTTCATTATGCTGCTAAG gaaggacacacaaacaccattaaAACCCTGCTGCAGTTAGGGGCTGATCTTCATGCCAGGGATAAGAAAGGACGGTCAG CTTTACACATGGCATGCATCGGCCAGCATGCAGTCACAGCGAGGACCCTGTTGCAGCTGGGACTCACAGACTCTGAGGACAGCATGGGCAGTACAGCTAGACAGCATGCCAAGAAACCAGACATAACCAGAGTGTTCGAGACACCCGAGGAGCCAGAGACTTAA